The following nucleotide sequence is from Juglans microcarpa x Juglans regia isolate MS1-56 chromosome 6D, Jm3101_v1.0, whole genome shotgun sequence.
actcaAAAGTGTTGgtaaaaatgatggaaaaaaatattatctaaaaGAACATACATTTAAGGTGgaaattttgacaaaaatgtaaaataagataaaagtgtGTAAAAAGTTTACcaaaaaatgctaaaaaaatagcatgaactGAAATctttaatcttttatatatatatatatatatatatatatatatatatatatacatacatatatatatattttttgataagtgaatcTTTAATCCTTTAAACTAGTcattagtttttattattttaaatttttggttttatttcttttgcttttctgtctttgaattttaatttttgttgtcttatatagataatatattttttgttattattattgttattttttaactgttcattgttctttgttttcttttgttgggggggggggggggggtaaaaaaagagtgaaaatcaAACCTAAAAAggattaaaattaattaatcatgtaGTAATTATTTTACATGCCGTATCTAGTGATCCTTTTCACATGCTATGTGAGAAAAATGGTGATGGGACGCCACATTTGTAGCCTGTGGCATGTTTGAAAGCTAATTcaacaagagaaatgatagttgcggGCATTTCCATGAAGGTCAAATGTTATATGAATTTAACTAAAAGTTTAACTTGAAGCCAATTACAAACATATAGACTAGAAAATAAGGATGCTCCTCTAGCATGGAATAGCTTGCCTCGGATATCGCCAGAACCACAGTCACTCATTCATTACATTACATGAGTATCTCAGTACTGAAAGTCGGGAACTAATTAGAGAAGGCACAACATTGAAATTTACTGAAACCAAATTTACATCTATCACCAGTCTAAAAAACaaagatgatgataaaaagCTAGTAACTACATAATAGCTAAGAACAGAAACTAGGCAAATGAGTAAATTTGGTAGAATGCTGCATTTGCATTCTTGTTGCCAACTTGAGCATTGGGGTTTAAGAACTTCTTGTCTTCTAGACAGTTCAGAAACATCAGAGTGGAATGCATTAATCTAGTAAGGAAACATTGTTGTTCTGATTATTAGCATGAAGATCTGGGAGCTCAGAACTAATGGAGAACTTGATCCATCTCTTCTTCTCCACATACCTGAGACAGGGCTGCATCACAAGGCCAATCACCACAGCAACCATACTTATAAGAAATACTTTGAGTGTAGAAAGTGCCAATACAGCACAAATCAATATGGTTGGAGGAACGCACATAAGAATGGCTCCAACTGTTCCCAGCGGTATCTTGTAAGGTCGAGATGCGTTGGGGTGTTTTATCCGTAACCATACAAATGCTATGAACTCCAAAATCATTCCAAAGCAGTACAAGAAATTCTCTGCAGCTACAATCTCTTGGAAGCTCAGCCAGGATAGCAAAAGCACACCAGAAGCTGAGAATATAATCCCTATAAGAGGAGTTCCATGTCGAGACCTCTTGCCAAAGAATTCAGGCAGCATCCCCCGTTCTGCCATTCCTAGAAGTTGGAAAGAGTCACTACTCATCTCAGCTACAAACATCCCCATATTTGACATTGCTGCAGCTCCTTGGACCCACCATCTCAACCAAACTCCCCCAATAATTTTTGCAATATCCGAGAAATACCCATCAGTCCACAGCCCACGGTTGACTGAAACAGCCCCGGTACCAGTTAAAAGAGGGAAGAAATACCCAAGAACTACCAATATCAAAGCGTAAAGCAGAGCCTTTGGAAGAGTTCTTTTTGGGTTGTCCACCTCGCCAGCAAGCGTGCTTATTGAGTCCCAATAATTTAGGTTCCAAAACAGAGTGTTCAAATACAAATTCCAATCCACATCTTGTAGATTTACCTCTAACCATCTGGAAGGCTCCAACTTTGGAATTGCCACAAGTCCCATGACTACGAAAGGAAGAAGTGAGAAAATGCCTAAAAGAACAGCAACCCATCCCACAATGGTTAGACCCCTATAGTTCATGTAAGTGAGAACAACGGTCAAAGCTATCACAGCTAGGACTCTCGGTAAACCACCTTCTAAAGCTGGGATTGCGGACTTCAAATAGTCAAGGAATAGAACCGGGTACAGAGCATTATCAATAACCCCACTTAGCCATTTCATCCAACCTTGCTGAAACCCCCAGTAAGGACCCAATGCAGCTGAAACCCAAACCACATAACCACCATTCTCAGGGAACATGGTACCCATCTCCGCAGTTAGTAATGCTTCAGGAATACTCCATATGAACGGAAAGACCAAGAACCCGAGAAGGGCTAGAAGAGGACCGGCAGCACCAACAGCATCCTCGACCCCAAACGGTCCCCCAGAAACCTCATAGAATATGATGAAGACAAGGGGCAGCATTGAAACTCTCTTGAAGTTATCTGCCCTAGGAAGAGGAACTTCCCCAACTGACACGTATTCATCATCACTATACCCTCCCATTGCAGCAGAAGCTTGCCTATTTGCTGTGTTCCTCAACTTCTGCATTCCATTCACATTCTCATTAGATAAAAACTGGGTTTTCCCTCAATAATACAAACTtggaaacaaaaaagagagaaaataaagcaaaaactAGGCATAATTACACAAGTGAAAAATAAAGTAGAGAAATTTAAGCACAAGGCTATGAAGTAATTGTCGAAGTAAATACATATACGAGCATTGCAACAACATAGCAAATGGGCTTCAGGATGTAAATATAACCACCGTAAACGTACATGGTAATTAACGACACATACATAAAACACAAGACGGCATCAGAAAAGAGATGGGTCACTtgcaaatttgaaattaaaaaaaaaatagagcaaaggAGATACAATTATATAAACAAAACACCGAATAGTGAATGGAAGAGAAAGGGGTCTCAAAAGGACTAACATTTAACAATAGGGTAGGTATTTTTAAGCAATTAGAGGCTAAATTTAGGGGAAAATTTTGATGCGAGACAATAGAAGAGAGGAGAAATCGTACAAACCATGAAAGAAATGCAATTCCTTATAGGGTCGAATAGATAACCTCCGCCATTGCAGAATCGGAACTTGAAGCCAAAGCTCCGATCGTGTTTCTACACCTCAGCTTCCActcagcgagagagagagagagagagagagagagagagagagagagagcaacagGTGGGCAACAACACAGATTTTGAGACTGCTCGAGCCACGACAGTCGCACTTACATTTGGTTTgttatttctacttttttttggGGTGCGTGGCAATTGA
It contains:
- the LOC121234322 gene encoding probable polyamine transporter At1g31830 isoform X6 → MKLRNTANRQASAAMGGYSDDEYVSVGEVPLPRADNFKRVSMLPLVFIIFYEVSGGPFGVEDAVGAAGPLLALLGFLVFPFIWSIPEALLTAEMGTMFPENGGYVVWVSAALGPYWGFQQGWMKWLSGVIDNALYPVLFLDYLKSAIPALEGGLPRVLAVIALTVVLTYMNYRGLTIVGWVAVLLGIFSLLPFVVMGLVAIPKLEPSRWLEVNLQDVDWNLYLNTLFWNLNYWDSISTLAGEVDNPKRTLPKALLYALILVVLGYFFPLLTGTGAVSVNRGLWTDGYFSDIAKIIGGVWLRWWVQGAAAMSNMGMFVAEMSSDSFQLLGMAERGMLPEFFGKRSRHGTPLIGIIFSASGVLLLSWLSFQEIVAAENFLYCFGMILEFIAFVWLRIKHPNASRPYKIPLGTVGAILMCVPPTILICAVLALSTLKVFLISMVAVVIGLVMQPCLRYVEKKRWIKFSISSELPDLHANNQNNNVSLLD
- the LOC121234322 gene encoding probable polyamine transporter At1g31830 isoform X7, giving the protein MGGYSDDEYVSVGEVPLPRADNFKRVSMLPLVFIIFYEVSGGPFGVEDAVGAAGPLLALLGFLVFPFIWSIPEALLTAEMGTMFPENGGYVVWVSAALGPYWGFQQGWMKWLSGVIDNALYPVLFLDYLKSAIPALEGGLPRVLAVIALTVVLTYMNYRGLTIVGWVAVLLGIFSLLPFVVMGLVAIPKLEPSRWLEVNLQDVDWNLYLNTLFWNLNYWDSISTLAGEVDNPKRTLPKALLYALILVVLGYFFPLLTGTGAVSVNRGLWTDGYFSDIAKIIGGVWLRWWVQGAAAMSNMGMFVAEMSSDSFQLLGMAERGMLPEFFGKRSRHGTPLIGIIFSASGVLLLSWLSFQEIVAAENFLYCFGMILEFIAFVWLRIKHPNASRPYKIPLGTVGAILMCVPPTILICAVLALSTLKVFLISMVAVVIGLVMQPCLRYVEKKRWIKFSISSELPDLHANNQNNNVSLLD
- the LOC121234322 gene encoding probable polyamine transporter At1g31830 isoform X1, translating into MPAPVAAVDAGGVTVDQQAVGGGVTVEADPSPSQTSSNEPAANGFEDDVGKLRNTANRQASAAMGGYSDDEYVSVGEVPLPRADNFKRVSMLPLVFIIFYEVSGGPFGVEDAVGAAGPLLALLGFLVFPFIWSIPEALLTAEMGTMFPENGGYVVWVSAALGPYWGFQQGWMKWLSGVIDNALYPVLFLDYLKSAIPALEGGLPRVLAVIALTVVLTYMNYRGLTIVGWVAVLLGIFSLLPFVVMGLVAIPKLEPSRWLEVNLQDVDWNLYLNTLFWNLNYWDSISTLAGEVDNPKRTLPKALLYALILVVLGYFFPLLTGTGAVSVNRGLWTDGYFSDIAKIIGGVWLRWWVQGAAAMSNMGMFVAEMSSDSFQLLGMAERGMLPEFFGKRSRHGTPLIGIIFSASGVLLLSWLSFQEIVAAENFLYCFGMILEFIAFVWLRIKHPNASRPYKIPLGTVGAILMCVPPTILICAVLALSTLKVFLISMVAVVIGLVMQPCLRYVEKKRWIKFSISSELPDLHANNQNNNVSLLD
- the LOC121234322 gene encoding probable polyamine transporter At1g31830 isoform X5, yielding MAVICFPLTIEKMQSYKLRNTANRQASAAMGGYSDDEYVSVGEVPLPRADNFKRVSMLPLVFIIFYEVSGGPFGVEDAVGAAGPLLALLGFLVFPFIWSIPEALLTAEMGTMFPENGGYVVWVSAALGPYWGFQQGWMKWLSGVIDNALYPVLFLDYLKSAIPALEGGLPRVLAVIALTVVLTYMNYRGLTIVGWVAVLLGIFSLLPFVVMGLVAIPKLEPSRWLEVNLQDVDWNLYLNTLFWNLNYWDSISTLAGEVDNPKRTLPKALLYALILVVLGYFFPLLTGTGAVSVNRGLWTDGYFSDIAKIIGGVWLRWWVQGAAAMSNMGMFVAEMSSDSFQLLGMAERGMLPEFFGKRSRHGTPLIGIIFSASGVLLLSWLSFQEIVAAENFLYCFGMILEFIAFVWLRIKHPNASRPYKIPLGTVGAILMCVPPTILICAVLALSTLKVFLISMVAVVIGLVMQPCLRYVEKKRWIKFSISSELPDLHANNQNNNVSLLD
- the LOC121234322 gene encoding probable polyamine transporter At1g31830 isoform X4 produces the protein MLPFNNRENAVVCVIADLSFFFLKLRNTANRQASAAMGGYSDDEYVSVGEVPLPRADNFKRVSMLPLVFIIFYEVSGGPFGVEDAVGAAGPLLALLGFLVFPFIWSIPEALLTAEMGTMFPENGGYVVWVSAALGPYWGFQQGWMKWLSGVIDNALYPVLFLDYLKSAIPALEGGLPRVLAVIALTVVLTYMNYRGLTIVGWVAVLLGIFSLLPFVVMGLVAIPKLEPSRWLEVNLQDVDWNLYLNTLFWNLNYWDSISTLAGEVDNPKRTLPKALLYALILVVLGYFFPLLTGTGAVSVNRGLWTDGYFSDIAKIIGGVWLRWWVQGAAAMSNMGMFVAEMSSDSFQLLGMAERGMLPEFFGKRSRHGTPLIGIIFSASGVLLLSWLSFQEIVAAENFLYCFGMILEFIAFVWLRIKHPNASRPYKIPLGTVGAILMCVPPTILICAVLALSTLKVFLISMVAVVIGLVMQPCLRYVEKKRWIKFSISSELPDLHANNQNNNVSLLD
- the LOC121234322 gene encoding probable polyamine transporter At1g31830 isoform X3 → MRIWYTKEFGTEFALGRRCKETEEMKGRGSREMSFEREGLKLRNTANRQASAAMGGYSDDEYVSVGEVPLPRADNFKRVSMLPLVFIIFYEVSGGPFGVEDAVGAAGPLLALLGFLVFPFIWSIPEALLTAEMGTMFPENGGYVVWVSAALGPYWGFQQGWMKWLSGVIDNALYPVLFLDYLKSAIPALEGGLPRVLAVIALTVVLTYMNYRGLTIVGWVAVLLGIFSLLPFVVMGLVAIPKLEPSRWLEVNLQDVDWNLYLNTLFWNLNYWDSISTLAGEVDNPKRTLPKALLYALILVVLGYFFPLLTGTGAVSVNRGLWTDGYFSDIAKIIGGVWLRWWVQGAAAMSNMGMFVAEMSSDSFQLLGMAERGMLPEFFGKRSRHGTPLIGIIFSASGVLLLSWLSFQEIVAAENFLYCFGMILEFIAFVWLRIKHPNASRPYKIPLGTVGAILMCVPPTILICAVLALSTLKVFLISMVAVVIGLVMQPCLRYVEKKRWIKFSISSELPDLHANNQNNNVSLLD
- the LOC121234322 gene encoding probable polyamine transporter At1g31830 isoform X2, translating into MFVVFRRIWYTKEFGTEFALGRRCKETEEMKGRGSREMSFEREGLKLRNTANRQASAAMGGYSDDEYVSVGEVPLPRADNFKRVSMLPLVFIIFYEVSGGPFGVEDAVGAAGPLLALLGFLVFPFIWSIPEALLTAEMGTMFPENGGYVVWVSAALGPYWGFQQGWMKWLSGVIDNALYPVLFLDYLKSAIPALEGGLPRVLAVIALTVVLTYMNYRGLTIVGWVAVLLGIFSLLPFVVMGLVAIPKLEPSRWLEVNLQDVDWNLYLNTLFWNLNYWDSISTLAGEVDNPKRTLPKALLYALILVVLGYFFPLLTGTGAVSVNRGLWTDGYFSDIAKIIGGVWLRWWVQGAAAMSNMGMFVAEMSSDSFQLLGMAERGMLPEFFGKRSRHGTPLIGIIFSASGVLLLSWLSFQEIVAAENFLYCFGMILEFIAFVWLRIKHPNASRPYKIPLGTVGAILMCVPPTILICAVLALSTLKVFLISMVAVVIGLVMQPCLRYVEKKRWIKFSISSELPDLHANNQNNNVSLLD